A genome region from Streptomyces xanthophaeus includes the following:
- a CDS encoding aromatic ring-hydroxylating oxygenase subunit alpha, with amino-acid sequence MHSRAPESPTGRTVRSDVTVRSDPSDPSDPSDPTDRTDRTGPPGNAAAPDTPGPALPARYYTDPDTAAAETRHVFGRSWQLVCHESDLPNPGARLAATVAGREVLVVRTEDGSLAAHLNVCRHRGTRLVTTPEPDGKAIRCPYHGWTYRLDGSLVGAPEARQIPCLDKPKLGLFPARVESFLGFVFVNLDPDAVPLAESCAGLAEAVGHYAGADLVPIGRARIHDLAAAEVQQANWKVAVDNYLEGYHVPVAHPGLMRLLDYQGYTCEIEESYALFASPLRDKPSSNWAERLYQRIAAPMPGLREADRRIWRYAVIYPNTLIDFYPDHVLAWTAIPTAVDRVAVPGAFYTRRGTGLRTRLARRLNIHIGWITNDEDAELVARVQKGLSTPGFEPGPLSRRESAVGWFAGRVRADLDTADD; translated from the coding sequence ATGCACTCAAGAGCTCCCGAATCACCGACAGGCCGCACCGTCCGATCCGACGTCACCGTCCGATCCGACCCGTCCGACCCGTCCGACCCGTCCGATCCGACCGACCGGACCGACCGGACCGGGCCGCCGGGCAACGCCGCCGCCCCCGACACCCCCGGGCCGGCCCTCCCCGCCCGCTACTACACCGACCCCGACACCGCCGCCGCGGAGACCCGGCACGTCTTCGGCCGGTCGTGGCAGCTCGTCTGCCACGAGTCCGACCTGCCGAACCCGGGAGCGCGGCTCGCCGCCACCGTCGCCGGCCGCGAGGTCCTGGTGGTCCGCACCGAGGACGGCAGCCTCGCAGCCCACCTCAACGTCTGCCGCCACCGCGGAACCCGCCTGGTCACCACCCCCGAACCGGACGGCAAGGCGATCCGCTGCCCGTACCACGGCTGGACGTACCGCCTCGACGGGAGCCTGGTCGGAGCCCCGGAGGCCCGCCAGATCCCCTGCCTCGACAAGCCGAAACTCGGCCTCTTCCCGGCCCGCGTCGAGTCCTTCCTCGGCTTCGTGTTCGTCAACCTCGACCCCGACGCCGTACCGCTGGCCGAGAGCTGCGCGGGCCTCGCGGAGGCGGTCGGCCACTACGCCGGAGCCGACCTGGTGCCCATCGGCCGCGCCCGCATCCACGACCTGGCCGCCGCCGAGGTGCAACAGGCCAACTGGAAGGTGGCGGTCGACAACTACCTGGAGGGCTACCACGTCCCGGTCGCCCACCCCGGCCTGATGCGGCTGCTCGACTACCAGGGCTACACCTGCGAGATCGAGGAGTCCTACGCGCTCTTCGCCTCACCGCTGCGCGACAAGCCGTCCTCGAACTGGGCCGAGCGCCTCTACCAGCGCATCGCCGCACCGATGCCGGGCCTCCGCGAGGCCGACCGCCGGATCTGGCGGTACGCGGTCATCTATCCGAACACCCTCATCGACTTCTACCCCGACCACGTACTGGCCTGGACCGCGATCCCCACGGCGGTGGACCGCGTCGCCGTACCCGGCGCGTTCTACACCCGCCGCGGCACCGGCCTGCGCACCCGCCTAGCCCGGCGCCTGAACATCCACATCGGCTGGATCACCAACGACGAGGACGCCGAGCTGGTCGCCCGCGTGCAGAAGGGCCTCTCCACCCCCGGCTTCGAGCCCGGACCGCTGTCCCGACGCGAGTCGGCGGTCGGCTGGTTCGCCGGCCGCGTCCGGGCCGACCTCGACACCGCCGACGACTGA
- a CDS encoding NADH-ubiquinone oxidoreductase-F iron-sulfur binding region domain-containing protein, translating to MTTIRLPTAQPPGTVLGAAPQAVESADAYRATGGYGGATGPEELLAHLAASGLRGRGGAGFPAAVKLRSVRGRGGSPVVVANGEEGEPGSAKDRWLLRARPHLVLDGLARAAAVTGAVRGFVYLSDPAAGESVRRALAEHPPPLPVEVVETGHTYVAGEETAVVRRIDGGPALPTAKPPRPFERGVGGAPTLVSNVETLARIALTANRPGLRRAIARSTLVTLSGGGPAAPVLTEVPYGIPLRTLAARYGMPDAAGALMGGLFGGLVDAGALDLPLEPGALTAAGTALGCGAIHFLAPGGCPVTTAADAAGHLAAESARQCGVCVSGTAAVGRALSGLAAGTAGPDTADSLLRWSQGLTGRGACGLLDAAAGIAGSLLRSFPGLVRSHLAAPCPVCADATPEDGRRRLTVAVPGVAAPFTAASDIPVPALKGTP from the coding sequence ATGACCACGATCCGCCTCCCGACGGCGCAGCCGCCGGGCACCGTCCTCGGAGCGGCGCCGCAGGCCGTGGAGAGCGCCGACGCCTACCGGGCCACGGGCGGCTACGGCGGCGCCACGGGCCCGGAGGAACTGCTCGCCCACCTCGCCGCCTCCGGGCTGCGGGGTCGCGGCGGGGCGGGATTCCCGGCAGCCGTCAAACTGCGCTCCGTACGGGGCCGCGGCGGCTCCCCGGTCGTCGTGGCCAACGGCGAGGAGGGGGAACCGGGCTCGGCCAAGGACCGCTGGCTGCTGCGGGCCCGGCCGCACCTGGTCCTCGACGGCCTCGCCCGCGCCGCCGCGGTCACCGGCGCCGTACGCGGCTTCGTGTACCTCTCCGACCCGGCGGCGGGCGAGAGCGTACGCCGGGCCCTCGCCGAACACCCGCCGCCGCTGCCCGTCGAGGTCGTCGAGACCGGCCACACCTACGTCGCCGGTGAGGAGACGGCGGTGGTGCGCCGGATCGACGGCGGCCCGGCGCTGCCCACCGCCAAGCCGCCCCGCCCCTTCGAGCGGGGGGTGGGCGGTGCGCCGACCCTGGTGTCCAACGTCGAGACGCTCGCCCGGATCGCCCTCACCGCCAACCGGCCCGGCCTGCGCCGCGCCATCGCCCGCAGCACCCTGGTGACCCTGTCCGGCGGCGGTCCGGCCGCACCGGTGCTCACCGAGGTCCCCTACGGAATCCCGCTGCGCACACTGGCCGCGCGGTACGGGATGCCGGACGCGGCCGGAGCCCTGATGGGCGGGCTGTTCGGCGGACTCGTCGACGCCGGCGCCCTGGACCTCCCCCTCGAACCCGGCGCGCTCACCGCCGCCGGTACCGCCCTGGGGTGCGGAGCCATCCACTTCCTCGCCCCGGGCGGCTGCCCCGTGACCACCGCCGCCGACGCGGCCGGCCACCTCGCGGCCGAGAGCGCACGGCAGTGCGGGGTCTGCGTGTCCGGCACCGCCGCCGTCGGCAGGGCCCTGTCCGGCCTCGCCGCCGGGACCGCCGGCCCGGACACCGCGGACAGCCTGCTCCGCTGGTCGCAGGGCCTGACCGGGCGCGGCGCCTGCGGACTCCTCGACGCCGCGGCGGGGATCGCGGGCAGCCTGCTCCGCTCCTTCCCCGGGCTCGTCCGCTCCCATCTCGCCGCGCCGTGCCCCGTGTGCGCGGACGCGACACCCGAGGACGGCCGCCGCCGTCTCACCGTGGCCGTGCCCGGGGTCGCCGCCCCGTTCACCGCCGCCTCCGACATCCCTGTGCCCGCGCTGAAAGGAACGCCATGA
- a CDS encoding ferredoxin, protein MKLLLDSTRCQGYGLCQEPAPDLVELDEWGYANVIAVLVPAGTEDAARACVESCPNSALRVEG, encoded by the coding sequence ATGAAACTCCTGCTGGACTCCACCCGCTGCCAGGGCTACGGACTGTGCCAGGAACCCGCACCCGACCTGGTCGAACTCGACGAATGGGGCTACGCGAACGTCATCGCCGTCCTCGTCCCGGCCGGCACCGAGGACGCCGCCCGCGCCTGCGTCGAAAGCTGCCCCAACTCCGCCCTCCGCGTGGAGGGATGA
- a CDS encoding acetate--CoA ligase family protein, whose amino-acid sequence MGRDLTALFDPRSVAVVGASDDPAKYGHAVAAQALRAPGRRPVHLVNRRGGTVLGRTAATSLTAVGEPVDLVVISVPGAGFEAAVDEALACGAKAIVAITAGFAEAGPAGLARQRSVAERVRAAGAVLVGPNCLGIADNTTELYLASDRFAPGGVALLSQSGNLALELQLRGEPHGLGFSRFVSLGNQADVTLVDLVEDCARHEETSAIAVYAEDFGDGRAFAAAAAAAGKPVVLLTAGRGTASARSAQSHTGALTTSADVVSAACRDAGVELVRTPREMTVVLAGLAALGAGPRTRGRRTAVFTDGGGHGAVAADAAEDAGLGVPELGGPTQDRLRTVLWEQSSVGNPVDLAGMGEQRPLSYADTVGALLAADEVDAVLMTGYFGGYAASESGLGGGPAGGSVLAEGEARAAKEIVAHLASVPKPLVVQSMYPQSPSCRVLAEAGVPVFAATEDAARALAAMTGGRAADADRPGVPPLPPAAAPPADLGYHGVRTLLDAAGVPFPAAREITDEVGLLAAAAEFGGPYVLKALHVLHKSDAGGVALRLADRDALLAAYREMHARLGAPAYSVEAMADLTDGIELIVGVNQDPRFGPIALVGLGGVLTEALRDVAFALAPVPARRAEALLRGLRSAALLDGVRGRPAVDVAAAAAVIERITTVAAAHPDIAELEVNPLLVRPDGALALDARAVLR is encoded by the coding sequence ATGGGACGCGACCTGACCGCCCTCTTCGATCCCCGCTCGGTCGCCGTCGTCGGCGCCAGCGACGACCCCGCGAAGTACGGCCACGCGGTGGCCGCCCAGGCCCTGCGCGCCCCCGGCCGGCGACCCGTGCACCTGGTCAACCGGCGCGGCGGCACCGTACTCGGCCGCACCGCGGCCACCTCCCTGACCGCCGTCGGCGAACCCGTCGACCTGGTGGTGATCTCCGTACCCGGCGCCGGCTTCGAGGCCGCCGTCGACGAGGCCCTGGCCTGCGGGGCGAAGGCGATCGTCGCCATCACCGCGGGCTTCGCCGAGGCCGGCCCCGCAGGCCTGGCCCGGCAGCGGTCGGTCGCCGAACGGGTACGGGCCGCCGGAGCCGTCCTCGTCGGCCCCAACTGCCTGGGCATCGCCGACAACACCACCGAGCTGTACCTCGCCTCGGACCGCTTCGCCCCCGGCGGGGTCGCCCTGCTCAGCCAGAGCGGCAACCTCGCCCTCGAACTCCAGCTCCGCGGTGAGCCGCACGGGCTGGGCTTCTCCCGCTTCGTCTCCCTCGGCAACCAGGCCGACGTCACCCTCGTCGACCTCGTCGAGGACTGCGCCCGCCACGAGGAGACCTCGGCGATCGCCGTGTACGCCGAGGACTTCGGCGACGGCCGGGCCTTCGCGGCGGCCGCCGCCGCGGCGGGCAAGCCGGTGGTGCTGCTCACGGCCGGCCGGGGAACCGCCTCCGCACGCAGCGCCCAGTCTCACACCGGGGCGCTCACCACCTCGGCCGACGTGGTGTCCGCCGCCTGCCGCGACGCCGGGGTCGAACTCGTCCGCACCCCGAGGGAGATGACCGTCGTCCTGGCCGGACTTGCCGCCCTGGGCGCGGGACCGCGTACGAGGGGCCGGCGTACCGCGGTCTTCACCGACGGCGGCGGCCACGGCGCGGTCGCCGCCGACGCGGCCGAGGACGCCGGGCTCGGCGTACCGGAGCTCGGCGGGCCGACGCAGGACAGGCTGCGGACCGTGCTGTGGGAGCAGTCCTCGGTCGGCAACCCCGTCGACCTGGCGGGGATGGGTGAACAGCGGCCCCTCTCCTACGCGGACACGGTCGGTGCGCTGCTCGCCGCCGACGAGGTCGACGCCGTCCTGATGACCGGGTACTTCGGTGGTTACGCAGCTTCCGAGAGCGGTCTGGGCGGCGGTCCGGCAGGCGGCTCCGTCCTGGCGGAGGGTGAGGCCCGGGCCGCCAAGGAGATCGTCGCGCACCTCGCCTCCGTGCCGAAGCCGCTGGTCGTGCAGTCGATGTACCCGCAGTCTCCGAGCTGCCGGGTGCTGGCCGAGGCCGGGGTGCCGGTGTTCGCCGCGACCGAGGACGCCGCCCGCGCACTGGCGGCGATGACCGGAGGGCGGGCGGCGGACGCGGACCGCCCCGGCGTGCCCCCGCTGCCGCCGGCCGCAGCACCGCCCGCGGACCTGGGCTACCACGGGGTCCGGACGCTGCTCGACGCCGCCGGCGTGCCGTTCCCGGCGGCGCGCGAGATCACGGACGAGGTCGGGCTGCTGGCCGCGGCCGCGGAGTTCGGCGGCCCGTACGTGCTCAAGGCCCTGCACGTCCTGCACAAGTCCGACGCCGGCGGTGTGGCGCTGCGGCTGGCCGACCGGGACGCGCTCCTCGCCGCGTACCGGGAGATGCACGCCCGGCTCGGCGCGCCCGCCTACTCGGTCGAGGCGATGGCCGACCTCACGGACGGCATCGAGCTGATCGTGGGCGTGAACCAGGACCCGCGGTTCGGGCCGATCGCCCTGGTCGGGCTCGGCGGCGTCCTCACCGAGGCGCTGCGTGACGTGGCCTTCGCGCTCGCGCCCGTACCGGCACGGCGGGCCGAGGCTCTGCTGCGCGGTCTGCGCAGTGCGGCGCTGCTCGACGGCGTACGCGGCCGGCCGGCCGTCGACGTGGCCGCGGCCGCGGCCGTCATCGAACGCATCACCACCGTCGCCGCGGCTCACCCGGACATCGCCGAGCTGGAGGTCAACCCCCTGCTGGTACGCCCGGACGGCGCCCTCGCCCTGGACGCGCGGGCCGTCCTGCGCTGA
- a CDS encoding acyl-CoA dehydrogenase family protein, with translation MDFRYTPEQADLKARAAAYARLLMTYEDRSEEAGGPLPADTVRELTRAAVDAGVYAINMPAAWGGAGLSLLDQVIVEEEFGKVTNCLWDIPWRPANVLAYGTEAQREKYLLPVIRGERFDAFAVTEPGAGSDPGSGTSTATRTDGGWLLNGEKWFVTCGDIADFLLVQADAGPGREATLFFVDKQAAGVEMTRVPRFMHSAVNGHPEFTFTDVFVPDEDVLGGVGNGYELTKEWFTDERLMIAARTVGAAERALELARDWAVERRQFGSPIADFQLIQGMLADSAVDIAINRAYTHQVAWEADRPETDRKTLHAKASTAKLAASEAAGRVIDRCVQIFGGRGYDRTYPVERMYRELRVDRIWEGTSEIQRLIIANELIKRGTRALALPTS, from the coding sequence ATGGACTTCCGCTACACACCCGAGCAGGCCGACCTCAAGGCGCGCGCCGCCGCCTACGCACGGCTCCTGATGACCTACGAGGACCGGTCCGAGGAGGCCGGCGGCCCGCTGCCCGCCGACACGGTCCGCGAGCTGACCCGCGCCGCCGTCGACGCCGGCGTCTACGCGATCAACATGCCCGCCGCATGGGGCGGCGCCGGGCTGTCCCTGCTGGACCAGGTGATCGTCGAGGAGGAGTTCGGCAAGGTCACCAACTGTCTGTGGGACATCCCGTGGCGGCCCGCGAACGTCCTCGCCTACGGGACCGAGGCACAGCGGGAGAAGTACCTGCTACCGGTGATCCGGGGCGAGCGGTTCGACGCGTTCGCGGTGACCGAGCCCGGTGCGGGCTCCGACCCCGGCTCGGGCACGAGTACCGCGACCCGTACCGACGGCGGCTGGCTGCTGAACGGCGAGAAGTGGTTCGTGACCTGCGGGGACATCGCGGACTTCCTGCTGGTGCAGGCCGACGCGGGGCCCGGTCGGGAGGCGACCCTGTTCTTCGTGGACAAGCAGGCGGCCGGGGTCGAGATGACCCGGGTCCCCCGTTTCATGCACTCCGCGGTGAACGGGCATCCCGAGTTCACCTTCACCGATGTGTTCGTTCCGGACGAGGACGTGCTGGGCGGTGTCGGCAACGGCTACGAGCTGACGAAGGAGTGGTTCACCGACGAGCGGCTGATGATCGCCGCCCGGACCGTCGGCGCCGCGGAGCGGGCCCTGGAGCTCGCCCGGGACTGGGCGGTGGAGCGGCGCCAGTTCGGTTCGCCCATCGCCGACTTCCAGCTGATCCAGGGGATGCTCGCCGACAGCGCCGTCGACATCGCCATCAACCGCGCCTACACCCACCAGGTGGCCTGGGAGGCCGACCGGCCGGAGACCGACCGCAAGACGCTGCACGCGAAGGCCTCGACGGCGAAGCTCGCGGCCAGCGAGGCGGCCGGGCGGGTCATCGACCGGTGTGTGCAGATCTTCGGCGGGCGCGGCTACGACCGTACCTACCCCGTCGAGCGCATGTACCGCGAGCTGCGGGTCGACCGGATCTGGGAGGGCACCTCCGAGATCCAGCGCCTGATCATCGCCAACGAACTGATCAAGCGCGGCACCCGGGCCCTCGCCCTTCCCACCTCCTGA
- a CDS encoding acyl-CoA dehydrogenase family protein yields MDFRLTARQEELRSTARALTDFITKYELDCEENNGLPPQAHTEIRDAVLDSGLQAVNMPTEWGGAGLTILEQVTVQAELGRLTGALWDMVWRPANALSYCTPEQRERYLVPVIRGQRRDCYAVTEPEAGSDPQNLRTTATRTDGGWVLNGEKWFVTVGDHADFMIVLAAAGEERAPTLFLVDKDTTGIEMTRVPRWMHTFVYEHPEFTFTEVFVPDDAVLGEVGQGYDITRSWFTEERLMIAARTIGAAERALELARDWAVERRQFGSPIADFQLIQGMLADSAVDIAVNRAYTHQVAWEVDEGVLDRKTLHAKAAIAKLAASEASGRVVDRCLQIFGGRGYDRSYPVERLYRELRVDRIWEGTSEIQRLIIAGELVKRGTGVLRMPSAQ; encoded by the coding sequence ATGGACTTCCGCCTCACCGCCCGTCAGGAAGAGCTCCGGAGCACGGCGCGCGCGCTCACCGACTTCATCACCAAGTACGAGCTCGACTGCGAGGAGAACAACGGGCTGCCCCCGCAGGCCCACACCGAGATCCGCGACGCCGTCCTCGACAGCGGGCTGCAGGCCGTCAACATGCCGACGGAGTGGGGCGGCGCCGGTCTGACCATCCTGGAGCAGGTCACGGTCCAGGCGGAGCTCGGCCGGCTCACCGGGGCCCTGTGGGACATGGTGTGGCGTCCGGCCAACGCCCTGTCCTACTGCACGCCCGAGCAGCGCGAGCGCTACCTCGTCCCGGTGATCCGGGGGCAGCGCCGGGACTGCTACGCGGTGACCGAGCCCGAGGCGGGCTCCGACCCGCAGAACCTGCGGACCACGGCGACGCGAACCGACGGCGGCTGGGTGCTGAACGGCGAGAAGTGGTTCGTGACCGTCGGCGACCACGCCGACTTCATGATCGTGCTGGCCGCGGCCGGTGAGGAGCGGGCACCGACGCTCTTCCTCGTCGACAAGGACACGACGGGCATCGAGATGACCCGGGTGCCGCGCTGGATGCACACCTTCGTCTACGAGCACCCCGAGTTCACCTTCACCGAGGTGTTCGTCCCCGACGACGCGGTGCTCGGCGAGGTGGGCCAGGGTTACGACATCACGCGCTCGTGGTTCACCGAGGAGCGGCTGATGATCGCCGCCCGGACGATCGGGGCGGCGGAGCGGGCCCTGGAGCTCGCCCGGGACTGGGCGGTGGAGCGGCGCCAGTTCGGCTCGCCCATCGCCGACTTCCAGCTGATCCAGGGGATGCTCGCCGACAGCGCCGTCGACATCGCCGTCAACCGCGCCTACACGCACCAGGTGGCCTGGGAGGTCGACGAGGGCGTCCTCGACCGCAAGACGCTGCACGCGAAGGCGGCCATCGCCAAGCTGGCGGCGAGCGAGGCATCGGGCCGGGTCGTCGACCGGTGCCTGCAGATCTTCGGCGGGCGCGGTTACGACCGCTCGTACCCGGTGGAGCGGCTCTACCGCGAGCTGCGCGTCGACCGGATCTGGGAGGGCACCTCCGAGATCCAGCGCCTGATCATCGCGGGCGAACTGGTCAAGCGCGGTACGGGCGTTCTGCGGATGCCGTCCGCGCAGTGA
- a CDS encoding 3-hydroxybutyryl-CoA dehydrogenase, protein MTDVERVGIVGCGLMGSGIAEVCARAGRDVVVVETTRTAAAAGRERIIRSLDSAAASGKLTAAERDAAVGRITVTVDVARLADRDLVVEAVAEDERAKLEVFALLDRVVERRDAVLATNTSSIPVIRLAASVSRPEQVVGLHFFNPVPVLALVELVPSLLTGDETVRRAHAFASEVLGKEVVRARDRAGFVVNALLVPYLLAAVRMAENGAASAEDIDRGMTLGCAHPLGPLALADLIGLDTVQAIARSMYAEYREPLYAPPPLLARMVDAGRLGRKTGRGFHTYGDRGGGAMREDGGVVATATGPTRPVHGRRHGEQPT, encoded by the coding sequence ATGACCGATGTCGAACGGGTCGGGATCGTGGGCTGCGGGCTGATGGGATCCGGTATCGCCGAGGTCTGCGCCCGGGCCGGACGGGACGTCGTCGTGGTGGAGACGACCCGTACGGCCGCGGCCGCCGGCCGGGAGCGGATCATCCGTTCCCTGGACAGCGCCGCGGCGTCCGGCAAGCTGACGGCCGCCGAACGGGACGCCGCCGTCGGCCGGATCACGGTGACCGTCGACGTGGCGCGGCTGGCGGACCGGGACCTCGTCGTCGAGGCGGTGGCGGAGGACGAACGGGCGAAGCTGGAGGTCTTCGCCCTGCTCGACCGGGTGGTGGAGCGCCGGGACGCCGTCCTCGCGACGAACACCTCCTCCATCCCCGTCATCAGGCTGGCCGCGTCCGTCTCGCGGCCGGAGCAGGTCGTCGGCCTGCACTTCTTCAACCCGGTACCGGTGCTCGCGCTGGTCGAGCTCGTACCGTCCCTGCTCACGGGCGACGAGACCGTCCGGCGGGCGCACGCGTTCGCCTCCGAGGTGCTGGGCAAGGAGGTCGTCCGGGCCCGGGACCGGGCGGGATTCGTCGTGAACGCGCTCCTCGTACCGTACCTGCTGGCCGCCGTGCGCATGGCCGAGAACGGCGCCGCGTCGGCCGAGGACATCGACCGGGGCATGACCCTGGGCTGCGCGCACCCGCTGGGACCGCTCGCCCTGGCCGATCTGATCGGCCTGGACACGGTGCAGGCCATCGCGCGGTCGATGTACGCGGAGTACCGGGAGCCGCTGTACGCCCCGCCGCCGCTGCTGGCCCGGATGGTCGACGCGGGCCGGCTGGGCCGCAAGACGGGCAGGGGCTTCCACACCTACGGCGACCGCGGAGGCGGCGCGATGCGCGAGGATGGTGGTGTGGTGGCCACGGCAACCGGGCCCACCCGCCCGGTCCACGGGCGCCGACACGGGGAGCAGCCAACGTGA
- a CDS encoding TetR/AcrR family transcriptional regulator: protein MTKAERALETRERILTAACEVIADIGFENVSMRKVAEHAGVSKALLHYHFDTREKLFDEAMTHSFAQTGTDTEGVPDSVPSAVVLARILRSMLPTDAELRQDWKLWQELWVRAQRDTAARHLAVDLYDQLHAWVGGAVERGIRSGEFAACDVAALGTLVLALCDGLGIRLMLDDPRVDLAAARSTIWRAIAPTLGIAPEFPDV, encoded by the coding sequence GTGACCAAGGCCGAGCGCGCACTCGAGACGCGTGAGCGAATCCTCACGGCCGCGTGCGAAGTCATCGCCGACATCGGCTTCGAGAACGTCAGCATGCGCAAGGTCGCCGAGCACGCCGGTGTGTCGAAGGCCCTGCTGCACTACCACTTCGACACGCGGGAGAAGCTCTTCGACGAGGCGATGACGCATTCCTTCGCCCAGACCGGTACGGACACCGAGGGCGTCCCCGACTCGGTGCCCTCCGCGGTCGTCCTGGCCCGCATCCTGCGGAGCATGCTGCCGACCGACGCGGAGCTGCGCCAGGACTGGAAGCTCTGGCAGGAGTTGTGGGTGCGGGCCCAGCGCGACACGGCGGCCCGGCATTTGGCCGTCGACCTGTACGACCAGCTCCACGCGTGGGTCGGCGGGGCCGTCGAACGGGGCATCCGCTCGGGGGAGTTCGCCGCCTGCGACGTCGCCGCGCTCGGCACCCTGGTGCTGGCCCTGTGCGACGGGCTCGGGATCCGGCTGATGCTCGACGATCCCCGGGTGGACCTCGCGGCGGCCCGGTCGACGATCTGGCGGGCCATCGCCCCCACGCTGGGCATCGCCCCGGAGTTCCCGGACGTGTGA
- a CDS encoding N-acyl homoserine lactonase family protein, with protein MVTPRLRVTTLDAGPFTLPKSDLLHGASGTVTVPSTVAVIEHATHGPILFDTGVNHRVADPEAAEAHWGPGLRAAYGAEGFTRAHAVDAQLERLGYRLADVRYVLYSHLHLDHAGGMTYFPHAVHVAQHDELRHAWWPDRWTARGYAFEDYAGGRNYDYLELSGDTDLFRDGTITLVRTAGHTPGHQGLILDLDHHGRIALMGDAAHLQQGLDHNVPMLSDWNTEEKMLTYGRLRVLSRSGIRVFLSHDPEHFAALPHDGEFWD; from the coding sequence GTGGTGACCCCGAGACTGCGCGTGACCACACTGGACGCGGGACCCTTCACCCTGCCGAAGAGCGACCTCCTGCACGGGGCGAGCGGCACCGTCACCGTGCCCTCGACGGTCGCCGTCATCGAGCACGCGACCCACGGACCGATCCTCTTCGACACGGGCGTCAACCACCGTGTCGCGGACCCGGAGGCGGCCGAGGCCCACTGGGGCCCGGGCCTGCGGGCGGCGTACGGCGCCGAGGGGTTCACCCGGGCACACGCCGTGGACGCCCAGCTGGAGCGCCTCGGCTACCGGCTCGCCGACGTCCGGTACGTCCTCTACTCCCACCTGCACCTCGACCACGCCGGAGGGATGACCTACTTCCCGCACGCCGTGCACGTGGCTCAGCACGACGAACTGCGCCACGCCTGGTGGCCGGACCGCTGGACGGCCCGGGGCTACGCCTTCGAGGACTACGCGGGCGGCCGCAACTACGACTACCTCGAACTGAGCGGTGACACCGACCTGTTCCGGGACGGCACGATCACCCTCGTGCGCACTGCCGGCCACACCCCCGGCCACCAGGGACTCATCCTCGACCTCGACCACCACGGACGGATCGCGCTCATGGGCGACGCGGCGCACCTCCAGCAGGGCCTGGACCACAACGTGCCCATGCTCAGCGACTGGAACACCGAGGAGAAGATGCTGACCTACGGGCGTCTGCGCGTCCTGTCCCGGTCCGGGATCCGGGTCTTCCTCTCCCACGACCCGGAGCACTTCGCCGCCCTGCCGCACGACGGCGAGTTCTGGGACTGA
- a CDS encoding DUF5954 family protein, which produces MRPRGSRPVVVRVPVEPVEAAVEADALDAVARAGDVVVRGPLFGVAAQSAGDGPRWRVVLEVTAGCPQQARDGLNSRLWFHAKDEAQDRAERRELLAAVARLESERVDELVVAGTRYRVVRAEEYAASGPGGMETPRPTDPEPLVRDWDRTVREPGIDDGLVVDPDAPVTPTQAFEQLALRGLCYTGERFPEEVRADSRRALDTHPDVLLMPPTFGVVERTTDGWRPVSGPHATPHAARKSLDFALTWMWPRMRGHIPHDADPRTDARTWTAAGGGESADLRAAKLAAYAGAADTLRGGRVDRLEFQGAVYQIVRTRRLLRWGPDGPEGPRPSDVNSQEPARIHLSLDEDGRVLPDD; this is translated from the coding sequence ATGAGGCCGCGCGGGTCGCGGCCGGTGGTGGTGCGGGTGCCGGTGGAACCGGTGGAAGCCGCAGTGGAAGCCGACGCGCTCGACGCCGTGGCGCGGGCGGGCGATGTGGTGGTGCGCGGCCCGCTGTTCGGGGTGGCGGCGCAGTCGGCCGGGGACGGGCCGCGGTGGCGGGTGGTGCTCGAAGTGACGGCCGGCTGTCCGCAGCAGGCGCGCGACGGGCTGAACTCGCGGCTGTGGTTCCACGCGAAGGACGAGGCGCAGGACCGGGCGGAGCGGCGCGAGCTGCTGGCGGCGGTCGCCCGGCTGGAGAGCGAGCGGGTCGACGAACTCGTCGTGGCCGGGACCCGGTACCGGGTGGTGCGCGCCGAGGAGTACGCGGCCTCGGGCCCCGGCGGTATGGAGACGCCCCGCCCGACGGATCCGGAGCCCCTCGTCCGCGACTGGGACCGGACCGTACGGGAGCCCGGGATCGATGACGGTCTGGTCGTGGATCCGGACGCTCCGGTCACCCCGACCCAGGCGTTCGAGCAGCTGGCGCTGCGCGGCCTGTGCTACACGGGCGAGCGGTTCCCCGAGGAGGTGCGCGCCGACTCGCGGCGGGCCCTGGACACCCACCCGGACGTGCTGCTGATGCCGCCGACCTTCGGCGTCGTGGAGCGGACCACGGACGGCTGGCGGCCGGTCAGCGGCCCGCACGCGACCCCGCACGCCGCCCGCAAGTCGCTGGACTTCGCGCTGACGTGGATGTGGCCGCGGATGCGCGGTCACATCCCCCACGACGCCGACCCTCGTACGGACGCCCGTACGTGGACGGCCGCGGGCGGCGGGGAGTCCGCGGACCTGCGGGCCGCGAAGCTGGCGGCGTACGCCGGGGCCGCCGACACGCTCCGGGGCGGACGTGTGGACCGGCTGGAGTTCCAGGGCGCCGTGTACCAGATCGTCCGTACCCGCCGCCTGCTGCGCTGGGGGCCCGACGGGCCGGAGGGCCCGCGGCCGTCCGACGTCAACAGCCAGGAGCCCGCGCGGATCCACCTCTCGCTCGACGAGGACGGGCGCGTCCTGCCCGACGACTGA